A stretch of the Capsicum annuum cultivar UCD-10X-F1 chromosome 8, UCD10Xv1.1, whole genome shotgun sequence genome encodes the following:
- the LOC107840141 gene encoding heat shock 70 kDa protein, mitochondrial — translation MATAALLRSLRRREFTSSLSTYRTFASNTKPSWCPSVGAKWAGLARPFSSKPAGNEIIGIDLGTTNSCVAVMEGKTPKVIENSEGARTTPSVVAFNQKGELLVGTPAKRQAVTNPTNTLSGTKRLIGRRFDDPQTQKEMKMVPYKIVRGSNGDAWVEANGQQYSPSQIGAFVLTKMKETAEAYLGKSINKAVITVPAYFNDAQRQATKDAGRIAGLDVQRIINEPTAAALSYGMNNKEGLVAVFDLGGGTFDVSILEISNGVFEVKATNGDTFLGGEDFDNALLEFLVSEFKRTEGIDLSKDRLALQRLREAAEKAKIELSSTSQTDINLPFITADASGAKHLNITLTRSKFETLVNHLIERTRNPCKNCLKDAGISLKDVDEVLLVGGMTRVPKVQEVVSEIFGKSPSKGVNPDEAVAMGAALQGGILRGDVKELLLLDVTPLSLGIETLGGIFTRLINRNTTIPTKKSQVFSTAADNQTQVGIKVLQGEREMASDNKLLGEFELVGIPPAPRGMPQIEVTFDIDANGMVTVSAKDKATNKEQQITIRSSGGLSEDEINKMVREAEMHAQKDQERKTLIDLRNSADTSIYSIEKSLNEYRDKVPKEVVTEIETAVSDLRAAMGTENVDEIKAKLDAANKAVSKIGEHMSGGSSGGASGGSQGGDQPPEAEYEEVKK, via the exons ATGGCGACCGCCGCCTTGCTCAGATCTCTCCGTCGCCGCGAATTTACCTCTTCTCTCTCCACTTATAGAACT TTTGCTTCCAACACCAAGCCTTCCTGGTGTCCATCAGTTGGTGCTAAATGGGCTGGTCTGGCTAGACCATTTAG CTCCAAACCTGCTGGAAATGAAATTATTGGAATAGATTTGGGTACCACCAACTCTTGTGTTGCAGTGATGGAGGGGAAG ACTCCCAAAGTCATTGAGAATTCTGAAGGGGCTAGAACAACTCCTTCTGTGGTTGCCTTTAATCAGAAGGGAGAACTGCTTGTTGGTACACCGGCCAAGCGTCAGGCAGTTACCAATCCTACAAATACGCTTTCTGGGACGAAGCGTCTAATTGGTAGACGCTTTGATGATCCTCAAACACAAAAGGAGATGAAGATGGTTCCTTACAAAATTGTGAGAGGGTCCAATGGAGATGCTTGGGTTGAAGCAAATGGTCAACAGTATTCTCCAAGCCAGATTGGagcttttgttctaacaaagatGAAGGAAACTGCGGAAGCCTACCTAGGGAAATCTATTAACAAAGCTGTGATTACTGTTCCAGCTTATTTCAATGATGCTCAAAGGCAGGCAACAAAGGATGCTGGGCGAATTGCAGGTCTTGATGTGCAAAGGATCATTAATGAGCCTACTGCAGCTGCCCTCTCTTATGGTATGAACAACAAAGAAGGTCTTGTTGCTGTTTTTGATCTTGGTGGTGGAACTTTTGATGTTTCAATCCTGGAGATATCAAATGGTGTTTTTGAG GTCAAGGCAACCAACGGTGACACCTTTTTAGGAGGAGAGGATTTTGACAATGCCTTGTTAGAATTTTTAGTGAGCGAGTTTAAGAGGACTGAGGGAATTGACCTATCAAAAGACAGGCTTGCCCTGCAAAGACTTCGGGAGGCAGCTGAGAAAGCTAAGATAGAGCTTTCATCAACATCTCAAACTGATATTAACTTGCCGTTCATCACAGCCGATGCATCAGGGGCTAAACATCTTAATATCACATTGACAAGATCAAAATTTGAGACATTGGTGAACCACTTAATCGAGAGGACAAGGAATCCTTGCAAGAATTGTTTGAAGGATGCTGGGATATCATTGAAAGATGTGGATGAGGTCCTCCTTGTTGGAGGGATGACACGGGTTCCTAAGGTGCAGGAAGTAGTCTCTGAGATATTTGGTAAAAGCCCAAGCAAAGGTGTCAATCCAGATGAGGCAGTTGCCATGGGAGCTGCACTTCAAGGTGGTATTCTCCGTGGTGACGTTAAAGAGTTGCTTCTTTTGGATGTAACTCCGCTATCTCTTGGTATTGAGACATTGGGAGGTATCTTTACTAGGTTAATTAACAGGAATACTACCATCCCCACAAAGAAAAGCCAG GTGTTTTCCACTGCTGCGGACAATCAAACACAAGTGGGCATCAAGGTATTACAAGGTGAACGTGAGATGGCATCTGATAATAAGCTTCTGGGTGAATTTGAACTTGTAGGTATTCCTCCAGCACCAAGGGGTATGCCTCAGATAGAGGTCACGTTTGACATAGATGCAAATGGAATGGTCACTGTGTCCGCCAAGGACAAGGCTACTAACAAAGAGCAGCAGATCACCATACGGTCATCCGGTGGTTTATCTGAAGATGAGATTAACAAGATGGTCAGGGAAGCTGAAATGCATGCACAGAAGGATCAAGAGCGCAAGACGCTTATTGATCTCAGGAACAGCGCAGACACCAGCATATACAGTATCGAGAAGAGCTTGAATGAATACAGGGACAAGGTCCCCAAGGAGGTGGTCACCGAAATTGAGACAGCTGTTTCCGACTTAAGAGCAGCGATGGGGACTGAGAACGTTGATGAGATCAAGGCAAAACTTGATGCAGCAAACAAAGCTGTCTCAAAGATCGGAGAGCACATGAGTGGTGGCAGTTCTGGTGGTGCATCCGGAGGTTCACAAGGAGGAGATCAACCACCAGAGGCTGAATACGAGGAAGTGAAGAAATAG
- the LOC107840143 gene encoding oligopeptide transporter 4 gives MGTYQPESLSRATNSDNEEDVSPIEQVRLTVTNTDDPTLPVWTFRMWFLGLFSCCLLSFLNQFFSYRTEPLVITQITIQVATLPIGHFLATVLPTTKFRVPGFGSRLFSLNPGPFNMKEHVLISIFANAGSAFGNGSAYAVGIVTIIKAFYHRNISFLAGWLLIITTQVLGYGWAGLLRKYVVEPAHMWWPGTLVQVSLFRALHEKDDQRMSRAKFFLIALVCSFCWYLVPGYLFSTLTSISWICWVFSKSVTAQQIGSGMRGLGLGAITLDWSAVASFLFSPLICPFFAIVNVFAGYMLIIYIVIPIAYWGFDLYGASKFPIFSSHLFTSQGQKYDISAIVNDKFELDIGKYEEQGRINMSMFFALTYGFGFATIASTLTHVALFYGREIYERFRASYKGKEDIHTRLMRKYKDIPSWWFNALLLVTLAVSLILCIFLNNQVQMPWWGLLFASAIAFIFTLPISIITATTNQTPGLNIITEYVMGIILPGRPIANVCFKVYGYMSMSQAVSFLSDFKLGHYMKIPPRSMFLVQFLGTIISGTINISVAWWLLNSIENICQDDLLPSDSPWTCPGDRVFFDASVIWGLVGPKRIFGTFGNYSSMNWFFLGGAVGPVIVWLLHKVFPTQSWIPLINLPVLLGATGAMPPATPLNYNAWVIVGTIFNFFIFRYRKQWWQRYNYILSAALDAGVAFMAVLLYFSLGMEQKGLTWWGTNGEHCELATCPTAKGIAVDGCPAR, from the exons ATGGGAACTTACCAGCCAGAATCTCTCTCCAGAGCCACCAACTCCGATAACGAAGAAGATGTTTCACCGATTGAACAAGTCCGGTTAACGGTGACCAACACCGATGACCCGACCCTACCCGTATGGACATTTAGAATGTGGTTTTTGGGCCTTTTCTCTTGCTGTTTACTCTCCTTTCTCAACCAATTTTTTTCCTATCGGACAGAGCCTTTAGTTATAACACAAATAACAATCCAAGTAGCAACTCTACCAATTGGTCACTTCTTAGCTACGGTTCTACCTACGACGAAGTTTCGGGTACCTGGCTTCGGGTCGAGATTGTTTTCGCTGAATCCAGGCCCGTTTAACATGAAGGAACATGTCCTCATTTCTATATTTGCAAATGCTGGAAGTGCTTTTGGGAATGGTTCAGCTTATGCTGTTGGAATTGTGACTATTATCAAAGCTTTTTATCACAGGAATATCTCATTTTTGGCTGGTTGGCTTCTTATTATTACTACTCAG GTTTTGGGATATGGATGGGCTGGACTTCTAAGGAAGTACGTAGTGGAGCCCGCCCACATGTGGTGGCCTGGTACTTTGGTTCAGGTCTCACTTTTCCG GGCCTTGCATGAGAAAGATGATCAGCGCATGTCCAGAGCAAAGTTTTTCCTCATTGCATTGGTATGCAGCTTTTGCTGGTATCTAGTACCAGGATATCTATTCTCAACGCTCACGAGCATCTCATGGATCTGCTGGGTATTCTCCAAATCAGTAACAGCTCAGCAAATTGGATCAGGCATGAGGGGCCTTGGGCTTGGAGCTATAACCCTAGATTGGTCTGCTGTGGCATCCTTCTTGTTCAGCCCCCTCATCTGCCCTTTCTTTGCCATCGTCAACGTCTTCGCAGGGTACATGTTGATAATATACATCGTGATCCCAATAGCATATTGGGGGTTTGACTTGTATGGTGCTTCCAAATTTCCCATTTTCTCATCGCACTTATTCACATCACAAGGTCAGAAGTACGATATCTCAGCCATTGTGAATGACAAGTTTGAGCTAGATATTGGGAAATATGAGGAGCAAGGGCGGATAAATATGAGCATGTTCTTTGCTCTCACTTACGGTTTTGGTTTTGCTACTATAGCATCCACTCTTACACACGTGGCATTGTTCTATGGAAG GGAAATATATGAAAGATTCCGAGCTTCATATAAGGGAAAGGAGGATATTCATACAAGACTAATGAGGAAATACAAGGACATACCTTCGTGGTGGTTTAATGCATTGCTTCTGGTGACACTAGCAGTCTCCCTAATCCTCTGCATTTTCTTGAATAACCAAGTCCAGATGCCATGGTGGGGGCTTCTATTTGCAAGTGCTATTGCTTTTATCTTCACGCTTCCAATCAGCATCATAACAGCTACAACAAACCAG ACCCCCGGCTTGAACATAATCACCGAGTATGTCATGGGAATAATACTACCAGGACGACCAATAGCCAACGTGTGCTTCAAAGTCTATGGATACATGAGTATGTCACAGGCTGTCTCTTTCCTCAGTGACTTCAAACTGGGCCACTACATGAAGATCCCCCCTCGATCAATGTTTTTGGTTCAG TTTTTAGGAACAATAATTTCCGGAACTATCAACATATCCGTGGCATGGTGGCTGCTAAACTCCATCGAGAACATATGTCAAGATGATCTCCTCCCATCAGACAGTCCATGGACATGCCCAGGCGATCGTGTCTTTTTTGATGCATCAGTTATCTGGGGTTTAGTCGGACCAAAAAGGATTTTTGGAACTTTTGGGAACTACAGCTCCATGAACTGGTTCTTCCTTGGAGGCGCAGTAGGACCTGTAATAGTGTGGCTATTGCATAAAGTGTTTCCAACACAGTCATGGATTCCCCTGATCAACCTTCCAGTTCTTCTGGGAGCAACAGGTGCCATGCCACCAGCAACACCATTAAACTATAATGCATGGGTCATTGTTGGCACAattttcaacttcttcatcttCCGATACCGAAAGCAATGGTGGCAAAGATACAACTACATTCTATCTGCAGCGCTGGATGCAGGAGTAGCTTTCATGGCAGTCCTACTATATTTCTCGTTAGGAATGGAGCAAAAAGGGCTGACATGGTGGGGTACCAACGGAGAACACTGCGAATTGGCAACTTGTCCAACAGCCAAAGGCATAGCTGTTGATGGGTGTCCAGCTAGATAA
- the LOC107840142 gene encoding uncharacterized protein LOC107840142 isoform X2, with product MATAISRHRSYNLSSPLILRWFRSQATLKALAKASEDKIPNLILYNYPSFSGAYSALFAHLYHSRLNIPYLVLPFSSIEPFRVEDLCIDGLQNCYFLDFVGPKGFAAELAQRTSCQILGFDHRKSVLSKIHLNQSYGRSLTFHVNLEKASSVAVYEHFSSRLSEGDAICLLNSTIQDRVEDVLKYIEDGDLHRWSLPDIRAFGIGINQWRSKLNCIINPHLYEQLVGICTGDLIANGNSHISNRLAAAHKMLDKFFKVRLGRGLYGECLGVRADGNPDLSDEIGKELSKKSASVGLRPIGAVIYLQRKNLKMCLRTLDAATDTSEIAKAYGGGGSPSSSSFIIRMDEYNQWLSVHSS from the exons ATGGCGACGGCAATTTCCCGGCATCGGAGTTATAATCTTTCATCGCCGTTAATCCTCCGGTGGTTCAGGTCACAAGCGACACTGAAAGCATTAGCTAAAGCATCAGAAGACAAAATCCCAAATCTCATCCTCTATAATTATCCTTCTTTTTCCGGAGCTTACTCTGCGCTTTTCGCTCACCTCTATCACTCTCGTCTCAACATCCCTTACCTCGTCTTGCCTTTCTCTTCCATTGAACCCTTCAG AGTTGAAGACTTGTGTATTGACGGGCTGCAAAATTGCTACTTCCTTGATTTTGTTGGTCCAAAAGGATTTGCAGCTGAGCTTGCTCAGCGGACCTCATGCCA GATACTAGGGTTTGATCACCGAAAGTCTGTGCTATCCAAGATCCATTTGAATCAAAGTTATGGTAGGAGTCTCACGTTTCATGTCAACCTCGAGAAAGCTAGTTCAGTTGCTGTTTATGAACATTTCTCTTCTAGGCTTTCAGAG GGGGATGCTATCTGCTTGCTGAACTCTACTATTCAAGATCGAGTGGAAGATGTTCTAAAATATATAGAGGATGGAGATCTTCACAGGTGGAGTTTGCCTGATATTAGGGCCTTTGGGATTGGAATTAACCAGTGGCGTTCAAAATTGAACTGCATCATTAATCCACATTTGTATGAACAG CTAGTGGGAATTTGCACCGGTGATTTAATTGCTAATGGAAACTCCCATATTTCAAATAGGCTGGCTGCTGCACACAAGATGCTTGATAAGTTTTTTAAAGTTCGGCTAGGGAGAGGACTTTATGGTGAATGCTTG GGGGTTAGAGCTGATGGCAACCCAGACTTAAGTGATGAAATTGGCAAGGAACTAAGCAAGAAAAGCGCTTCAGTTGGACTAAG GCCTATAGGAGCAGTCATATACCTTCAGCGGAAGAATCTCAAGATGTGTCTGAGGACTCTAGATGCTGCTACTGATACTTCAGAAATTGCCAAG GcatatggtggtggtggttcgccgagttctagttcattcataATTCGGATGGATGAGTATAACCAGTGGCTCTCAGTGCATTCATCCTAA
- the LOC107840142 gene encoding uncharacterized protein LOC107840142 isoform X1 yields the protein MATAISRHRSYNLSSPLILRWFRSQATLKALAKASEDKIPNLILYNYPSFSGAYSALFAHLYHSRLNIPYLVLPFSSIEPFRVEDLCIDGLQNCYFLDFVGPKGFAAELAQRTSCQILGFDHRKSVLSKIHLNQSYGRSLTFHVNLEKASSVAVYEHFSSRLSEVGSNKGDAICLLNSTIQDRVEDVLKYIEDGDLHRWSLPDIRAFGIGINQWRSKLNCIINPHLYEQLVGICTGDLIANGNSHISNRLAAAHKMLDKFFKVRLGRGLYGECLGVRADGNPDLSDEIGKELSKKSASVGLRPIGAVIYLQRKNLKMCLRTLDAATDTSEIAKAYGGGGSPSSSSFIIRMDEYNQWLSVHSS from the exons ATGGCGACGGCAATTTCCCGGCATCGGAGTTATAATCTTTCATCGCCGTTAATCCTCCGGTGGTTCAGGTCACAAGCGACACTGAAAGCATTAGCTAAAGCATCAGAAGACAAAATCCCAAATCTCATCCTCTATAATTATCCTTCTTTTTCCGGAGCTTACTCTGCGCTTTTCGCTCACCTCTATCACTCTCGTCTCAACATCCCTTACCTCGTCTTGCCTTTCTCTTCCATTGAACCCTTCAG AGTTGAAGACTTGTGTATTGACGGGCTGCAAAATTGCTACTTCCTTGATTTTGTTGGTCCAAAAGGATTTGCAGCTGAGCTTGCTCAGCGGACCTCATGCCA GATACTAGGGTTTGATCACCGAAAGTCTGTGCTATCCAAGATCCATTTGAATCAAAGTTATGGTAGGAGTCTCACGTTTCATGTCAACCTCGAGAAAGCTAGTTCAGTTGCTGTTTATGAACATTTCTCTTCTAGGCTTTCAGAGGTTGGATCCAATAAG GGGGATGCTATCTGCTTGCTGAACTCTACTATTCAAGATCGAGTGGAAGATGTTCTAAAATATATAGAGGATGGAGATCTTCACAGGTGGAGTTTGCCTGATATTAGGGCCTTTGGGATTGGAATTAACCAGTGGCGTTCAAAATTGAACTGCATCATTAATCCACATTTGTATGAACAG CTAGTGGGAATTTGCACCGGTGATTTAATTGCTAATGGAAACTCCCATATTTCAAATAGGCTGGCTGCTGCACACAAGATGCTTGATAAGTTTTTTAAAGTTCGGCTAGGGAGAGGACTTTATGGTGAATGCTTG GGGGTTAGAGCTGATGGCAACCCAGACTTAAGTGATGAAATTGGCAAGGAACTAAGCAAGAAAAGCGCTTCAGTTGGACTAAG GCCTATAGGAGCAGTCATATACCTTCAGCGGAAGAATCTCAAGATGTGTCTGAGGACTCTAGATGCTGCTACTGATACTTCAGAAATTGCCAAG GcatatggtggtggtggttcgccgagttctagttcattcataATTCGGATGGATGAGTATAACCAGTGGCTCTCAGTGCATTCATCCTAA
- the LOC107840142 gene encoding uncharacterized protein LOC107840142 isoform X3 — MATAISRHRSYNLSSPLILRWFRSQATLKALAKASEDKIPNLILYNYPSFSGAYSALFAHLYHSRLNIPYLVLPFSSIEPFRVEDLCIDGLQNCYFLDFVGPKGFAAELAQRTSCQILGFDHRKSVLSKIHLNQSYGRSLTFHVNLEKASSVAVYEHFSSRLSEVGSNKGDAICLLNSTIQDRVEDVLKYIEDGDLHRWSLPDIRAFGIGINQWRSKLNCIINPHLYEQLVGICTGDLIANGNSHISNRLAAAHKMLDKFFKVRLGRGLYGECLVKKSFMMLSFELAT, encoded by the exons ATGGCGACGGCAATTTCCCGGCATCGGAGTTATAATCTTTCATCGCCGTTAATCCTCCGGTGGTTCAGGTCACAAGCGACACTGAAAGCATTAGCTAAAGCATCAGAAGACAAAATCCCAAATCTCATCCTCTATAATTATCCTTCTTTTTCCGGAGCTTACTCTGCGCTTTTCGCTCACCTCTATCACTCTCGTCTCAACATCCCTTACCTCGTCTTGCCTTTCTCTTCCATTGAACCCTTCAG AGTTGAAGACTTGTGTATTGACGGGCTGCAAAATTGCTACTTCCTTGATTTTGTTGGTCCAAAAGGATTTGCAGCTGAGCTTGCTCAGCGGACCTCATGCCA GATACTAGGGTTTGATCACCGAAAGTCTGTGCTATCCAAGATCCATTTGAATCAAAGTTATGGTAGGAGTCTCACGTTTCATGTCAACCTCGAGAAAGCTAGTTCAGTTGCTGTTTATGAACATTTCTCTTCTAGGCTTTCAGAGGTTGGATCCAATAAG GGGGATGCTATCTGCTTGCTGAACTCTACTATTCAAGATCGAGTGGAAGATGTTCTAAAATATATAGAGGATGGAGATCTTCACAGGTGGAGTTTGCCTGATATTAGGGCCTTTGGGATTGGAATTAACCAGTGGCGTTCAAAATTGAACTGCATCATTAATCCACATTTGTATGAACAG CTAGTGGGAATTTGCACCGGTGATTTAATTGCTAATGGAAACTCCCATATTTCAAATAGGCTGGCTGCTGCACACAAGATGCTTGATAAGTTTTTTAAAGTTCGGCTAGGGAGAGGACTTTATGGTGAATGCTTGGTAAAGAAGTCTTTTATGATGCTTTCTTTTGAATTGGCAACTTAA